The proteins below are encoded in one region of Akkermansiaceae bacterium:
- a CDS encoding excisionase family DNA-binding protein: MSNIEPTLIKKKELAKRLSVSTRTIDNWVAKRIIPFIRMGPRFYLYDFDAVLTAIRKHYEVEPVSRS, from the coding sequence ATGAGTAACATAGAACCAACCCTGATAAAGAAGAAGGAACTCGCCAAGCGGTTATCCGTCAGCACTCGGACAATCGACAACTGGGTAGCGAAACGGATCATTCCGTTTATCCGGATGGGGCCTCGATTCTACCTCTATGACTTCGATGCGGTACTCACCGCTATTCGTAAGCACTACGAGGTGGAACCGGTTTCCCGTTCCTGA
- a CDS encoding NTP transferase domain-containing protein has product MNPVAVITARAGSKRLPGKNMLPVNGRPLAEWSIHHALEAGLETIVTTDIPELLQIARTLGCHAVERPAELATDECSHAETIRHALEAAGHSEHPCILLQPTSPFREDRIIERCLKAAEAHPNSTILSTRDVHRFVVGGENTGTETLWDGCVAVYPSRKVGDYSEVIAVPNILLNSLQIDAEDDYVQACVLASSTITAPNPVAEADAATCMAALRNAGIHGEVTLVARSDGQPIPQDRPVVWINHCHGWDRGRADVLFLIANPHMQQTGIAPATREVATKARLVIVRDNGTGDWLRSQLPVICGKHVEIRRVTEPLSNHLTTGAIASNLLHRTGCRVTRVGFSPPAVRAASSRNQFNHPGVSREIALLQQSGTDRKP; this is encoded by the coding sequence ATGAACCCAGTCGCCGTCATCACCGCACGCGCCGGAAGCAAGCGGCTTCCCGGAAAGAACATGCTGCCGGTAAACGGCCGTCCGCTGGCCGAATGGTCAATCCACCATGCGCTCGAAGCAGGTCTGGAAACAATCGTTACCACCGACATCCCAGAACTCCTTCAGATCGCCCGGACACTTGGGTGCCATGCGGTCGAACGTCCGGCTGAACTAGCCACCGACGAATGTTCTCATGCCGAAACGATCCGGCACGCACTCGAAGCGGCGGGACACTCCGAACATCCATGCATCCTGCTCCAGCCGACCAGTCCGTTCCGGGAAGACCGAATCATCGAACGATGTCTGAAGGCGGCCGAGGCGCATCCAAACTCTACGATCCTCAGCACCCGGGACGTTCACCGCTTTGTCGTCGGCGGAGAAAACACCGGAACCGAAACGCTATGGGATGGCTGTGTGGCAGTCTATCCTTCCCGCAAGGTTGGAGACTACTCGGAGGTTATCGCCGTCCCTAACATCCTTCTCAACTCGCTTCAAATCGATGCCGAGGACGACTATGTGCAAGCCTGCGTGCTCGCCTCCAGCACCATCACGGCCCCTAATCCGGTGGCAGAAGCGGATGCGGCTACCTGCATGGCCGCCCTGCGCAACGCTGGCATACACGGCGAAGTCACGCTCGTCGCTCGCTCGGATGGACAACCAATCCCACAGGACCGTCCCGTTGTCTGGATCAACCATTGCCACGGATGGGACCGGGGCCGCGCGGATGTCCTCTTCCTCATCGCCAACCCGCACATGCAACAAACCGGTATCGCCCCCGCGACGCGTGAAGTAGCTACCAAGGCACGACTCGTCATCGTCCGCGACAATGGGACCGGCGACTGGCTGCGATCCCAACTCCCCGTGATCTGCGGCAAGCACGTCGAAATCCGTCGGGTGACCGAACCCCTGAGCAATCACCTGACCACAGGTGCCATCGCCTCGAATCTTCTCCACCGCACTGGGTGCCGGGTGACGCGGGTCGGCTTCAGTCCGCCTGCGGTGCGTGCAGCTTCTTCCCGCAACCAGTTCAATCACCCCGGCGTCTCGCGTGAGATCGCCCTCCTTCAACAATCAGGAACCGACCGAAAACCATGA